The following are encoded in a window of Amycolatopsis lexingtonensis genomic DNA:
- a CDS encoding MDR family MFS transporter — MSDTTTAEGASVTTGKLTHRQILTVLSGLMLGMFLAALDQTIVSSSMRTIADELHGLSLQAWATTAYLITATLSTPLYGKLSDLYGRKPMYLTAISLFLVGSLASGMATSMYELAAFRAFQGLGAGGLMSLALAIITDITAPRERSKYQGYFMAVFGISSVAGPVVGGFFAGIDTFAGITGWRWVFLVNVPIALAALVVVTKVLNLPHTRVDQKVDYWGAVALATGLVPLLIVAEQGREWGWGSAASIAMYVVGGLGVAAFVWIERRMGDAALLPLRLFKRPVFRMSTLVTVVQGAGMFGAMMSLPLYLQIVKGATPTQAGLQMLPLTLGIMSASMTSGRIISKTGRYKMFAVAGIGLMAAALFALSTITVDSSLALVMVIAFVIGLGLGASMQTLVLAATNDVRPQDIGVATSAATFFRQIGGTAGTAVFLSILFGTVGDRIANAVRSALTSPAYVSALAQNPAFAQQLKSGALDVNDTSFLSSLDPTLARPILQGFAESMSTVFLVGGIVLTVGFALVWFLKEKPLSDKSAMEQRAEAEADAPALALAH, encoded by the coding sequence ATGAGCGACACCACCACGGCGGAAGGAGCGTCCGTCACGACCGGCAAACTGACCCACCGCCAGATCCTCACCGTCCTGTCCGGCCTGATGCTCGGCATGTTCCTGGCCGCGCTCGACCAGACCATCGTTTCCTCGTCGATGCGGACCATCGCCGACGAGCTGCACGGCCTGTCCCTGCAGGCCTGGGCCACCACCGCCTACCTGATCACCGCGACGCTCTCCACGCCGCTGTACGGCAAGCTGTCCGACCTCTACGGCCGCAAGCCCATGTACCTGACGGCGATTTCGCTGTTCCTGGTCGGCTCGCTCGCCAGCGGCATGGCGACGTCGATGTACGAGCTCGCCGCGTTCCGCGCGTTCCAGGGCCTCGGTGCCGGTGGCCTGATGTCACTGGCGCTGGCGATCATCACCGACATCACCGCGCCGCGTGAGCGCAGCAAGTACCAGGGCTACTTCATGGCGGTGTTCGGCATCTCGAGCGTCGCCGGGCCGGTCGTCGGCGGCTTCTTCGCCGGCATCGACACCTTCGCGGGCATCACCGGCTGGCGCTGGGTCTTCCTCGTCAACGTCCCGATCGCGCTGGCCGCGCTGGTCGTCGTCACCAAGGTGCTGAACCTCCCGCACACCCGCGTGGACCAGAAGGTCGACTACTGGGGTGCCGTCGCGCTGGCCACCGGCCTGGTGCCGCTGCTGATCGTCGCCGAGCAGGGCCGTGAGTGGGGCTGGGGCTCCGCCGCCTCGATCGCGATGTACGTCGTCGGCGGGCTGGGCGTGGCCGCGTTCGTCTGGATCGAACGCCGGATGGGCGACGCCGCCCTGCTGCCGCTGCGCCTGTTCAAGCGGCCGGTGTTCCGGATGTCGACGCTGGTCACCGTCGTGCAGGGCGCCGGGATGTTCGGCGCGATGATGTCGCTGCCGCTGTACCTGCAGATCGTCAAGGGCGCGACGCCGACCCAGGCCGGCCTGCAGATGCTGCCGCTGACGCTGGGCATCATGTCCGCGAGCATGACCAGCGGCCGGATCATCTCGAAGACCGGGCGCTACAAGATGTTCGCGGTGGCCGGGATCGGCCTGATGGCGGCGGCGCTGTTCGCGCTCTCGACCATCACCGTCGACAGCTCGCTGGCCCTGGTCATGGTGATCGCCTTCGTGATCGGCCTCGGCCTCGGCGCCTCGATGCAGACGCTGGTGCTGGCCGCGACCAACGACGTCCGCCCGCAGGACATCGGCGTCGCCACCTCGGCGGCGACGTTCTTCCGGCAGATCGGCGGCACGGCGGGCACCGCGGTGTTCCTGTCGATCCTGTTCGGCACGGTCGGCGACCGGATCGCGAACGCCGTCCGCTCGGCGCTGACCAGCCCGGCCTACGTGTCGGCGCTGGCCCAGAACCCCGCGTTCGCGCAGCAGCTCAAGAGCGGCGCGCTGGACGTCAACGACACGTCGTTCCTGTCCTCGCTCGACCCGACGCTGGCCCGGCCGATCCTGCAGGGCTTCGCCGAGTCGATGAGCACGGTGTTCCTGGTCGGCGGGATCGTGCTGACCGTCGGCTTCGCCCTGGTGTGGTTCCTCAAGGAGAAGCCGCTCTCGGACAAGTCGGCGATGGAGCAGCGCGCCGAAGCCGAGGCGGACGCCCCCGCCCTCGCCCTGGCGCACTGA
- the dacB gene encoding D-alanyl-D-alanine carboxypeptidase/D-alanyl-D-alanine-endopeptidase: MPENDQPMWPSSDEDRSSSGARKTTPMSLPDPPERAPGEAGVPKVTGSEAPKGSWFAPNVAPEPVPGLNAPAEEPPPPPPPAKQDLADRLGSREPKRPAEAGTEYIRAEPPVAESTQFIEVKQPEQAPVVPVERNVWPAEQQERREEPQQQWREELQLWREEQQRREEQLKRLDTQRRDEPQRAEEPQQPSAQRREEPQRPDEPQQPWAQRRDEPQRPEEPQQPWAQRIELRENRGGDRPAEPGERRPGLPPEPPRGVVPSASAGSLARPQRIEPDGQRFDAEATVGIERPTQFPAAFQQQPQPRNEPPRPESQPPSAPPPSAEAPSAEEPPKKRRKGKLIALVVVVLLVLAGGGVAAAMPKVSNRLGLPWAPNAPKGDSPEPAAATRQLQGPDSAGKAPTANGVKSVLASAAGNSALGQLTGSVIDPVTGTVLWDRGSSTPVTPASTTKVLTSAAALLSLDHNLRLSTKIVQGADPGTVVLVGGGDTTITNLPLGTDSPLYPGGAHVDDLVAQVKKAAPGVKKVQVDLTLFKGATTAPGWEAGDAPSTYATQMSPVMADGGRISPKDNNSQRTANAGSALASSIASKLGASAGGQATAAKDAKVLGEVKSAPLTELVSDLMVLSDDVLAEAIARQVALANGEEASYAGGARATIKVLKDHGFDVSGVELSDGSGISSLNRIPARLLTQLLAAAAAPEGKNPGTGKLRPVLAGLPVAGGSGTLADKRFDTPASQAGRGWVRAKTGTLTGVNTLAGLVLDQDGRVLVFAFMSNGSDTDPGRDAIDVLATSLRKCGCA; the protein is encoded by the coding sequence GTGCCGGAAAACGACCAGCCGATGTGGCCTTCGTCGGACGAAGACCGCTCGTCGTCGGGCGCGCGGAAGACCACTCCGATGTCCCTGCCCGACCCGCCGGAGCGCGCTCCGGGCGAGGCCGGCGTGCCCAAGGTCACAGGCAGCGAAGCCCCGAAGGGGTCCTGGTTCGCGCCGAACGTCGCGCCGGAGCCGGTCCCCGGGCTCAACGCGCCGGCCGAGGAGCCGCCGCCCCCGCCGCCGCCGGCCAAGCAGGACCTCGCCGACCGGCTCGGCAGCCGGGAGCCGAAGCGGCCGGCGGAAGCGGGCACCGAGTACATCCGGGCCGAGCCGCCGGTCGCGGAGAGCACGCAGTTCATCGAGGTCAAGCAGCCCGAGCAGGCGCCCGTGGTGCCGGTCGAGCGCAACGTCTGGCCCGCTGAGCAGCAGGAACGCCGTGAGGAGCCGCAGCAGCAGTGGCGTGAGGAACTGCAGCTGTGGCGGGAGGAGCAGCAGCGCCGCGAAGAGCAGCTGAAGCGCCTCGACACCCAGCGCCGGGACGAGCCGCAGCGCGCGGAAGAACCCCAGCAACCCTCGGCCCAGCGTCGTGAGGAGCCGCAGCGGCCGGACGAGCCCCAGCAGCCTTGGGCTCAGCGCCGTGACGAGCCGCAGCGCCCGGAAGAACCCCAGCAGCCTTGGGCCCAGCGCATCGAACTGCGGGAGAACCGCGGCGGCGACCGCCCGGCCGAACCGGGTGAGCGGCGGCCCGGCCTGCCGCCGGAGCCACCCCGCGGCGTCGTGCCGTCGGCGTCGGCCGGCTCGCTCGCCCGGCCGCAGCGGATCGAGCCGGACGGGCAGCGGTTCGACGCCGAGGCGACCGTCGGGATCGAGCGGCCCACCCAGTTCCCCGCCGCCTTCCAGCAGCAGCCGCAGCCGCGCAACGAGCCGCCGCGGCCGGAGTCGCAGCCGCCGTCCGCGCCGCCGCCGTCCGCCGAAGCGCCGTCGGCCGAGGAGCCGCCGAAGAAGCGGCGCAAGGGCAAGCTGATCGCGCTCGTCGTGGTCGTCCTGCTGGTGCTGGCCGGGGGCGGGGTCGCGGCGGCGATGCCGAAGGTGTCGAACCGGCTGGGCCTGCCGTGGGCGCCGAACGCGCCGAAGGGCGACAGCCCCGAGCCGGCCGCCGCCACGCGCCAGCTGCAGGGCCCCGACAGCGCCGGGAAGGCGCCGACCGCGAACGGCGTCAAGTCCGTGCTGGCCTCGGCGGCCGGCAACAGCGCGCTCGGCCAGCTCACCGGCAGCGTGATCGACCCGGTGACCGGCACCGTGCTGTGGGACCGCGGCTCGTCGACGCCGGTGACCCCCGCGTCGACGACGAAGGTGCTCACGTCGGCGGCCGCCCTGCTCTCGCTGGACCACAACCTCAGGCTGTCGACCAAGATCGTCCAGGGCGCCGACCCGGGCACGGTCGTCCTGGTCGGCGGCGGCGACACGACGATCACCAACCTGCCGCTCGGCACGGATTCGCCGCTGTACCCGGGTGGCGCGCACGTCGACGACCTCGTCGCGCAGGTCAAGAAGGCGGCGCCCGGCGTCAAGAAGGTGCAGGTCGACCTGACCCTGTTCAAGGGCGCCACGACCGCGCCGGGCTGGGAAGCGGGCGACGCGCCGTCGACGTACGCGACGCAGATGTCCCCGGTGATGGCCGACGGCGGCCGGATCAGCCCCAAGGACAACAACTCGCAGCGCACGGCGAACGCGGGCAGCGCGCTGGCCTCGTCCATCGCGTCGAAGCTGGGCGCGTCGGCCGGCGGCCAGGCGACCGCGGCCAAGGACGCGAAGGTGCTCGGCGAGGTCAAGTCGGCCCCGCTGACCGAGCTGGTGTCCGACCTGATGGTGCTGTCCGACGACGTCCTCGCCGAGGCGATCGCCCGGCAGGTGGCGCTGGCCAACGGCGAGGAAGCGAGCTACGCCGGCGGCGCGCGGGCGACGATCAAGGTGCTGAAGGACCACGGGTTCGACGTCTCGGGCGTCGAGCTGTCCGACGGCAGCGGGATCTCCTCGCTCAACCGCATCCCGGCCCGCCTGCTGACCCAGCTCCTGGCGGCCGCGGCGGCGCCCGAGGGCAAGAACCCGGGCACCGGCAAGCTGCGCCCGGTGCTGGCCGGCCTCCCGGTCGCGGGCGGCTCCGGCACCCTCGCCGACAAGCGGTTCGACACCCCGGCGTCCCAGGCGGGCCGCGGCTGGGTGCGGGCGAAGACGGGCACGCTGACCGGGGTCAACACCCTGGCAGGCCTGGTCCTCGACCAGGACGGCCGGGTGCTGGTGTTCGCGTTCATGTCCAACGGCTCGGACACCGACCCCGGCCGGGACGCCATCGACGTGCTGGCCACCAGCCTCCGCAAGTGCGGGTGCGCGTAG
- a CDS encoding inorganic diphosphatase: MEFDVTIEIPKGERNKYEVDHKTGRIKLDRTLFTATQYPADYGFIDDTLGQDGDPLDVLVLVQEPTFPGCLIRCRAIGMFRMTDEKGPDDKVLAVPTNDPRLEHLRDIHHLNEFHKLEIQHFFEVYKDLEPGKSVEGSSWVGRSEAESEIARSYERETDRLAKEEANGGASH, translated from the coding sequence GTGGAGTTCGACGTCACGATCGAAATCCCCAAAGGGGAGCGCAACAAGTACGAGGTCGACCACAAGACCGGCCGCATCAAGCTGGACCGGACCCTGTTCACGGCCACGCAGTACCCGGCCGACTACGGCTTCATCGACGACACCCTCGGCCAGGACGGCGACCCGCTGGACGTGCTCGTCCTCGTCCAGGAGCCGACGTTCCCGGGCTGCCTGATCCGCTGCCGCGCGATCGGCATGTTCCGGATGACCGACGAGAAGGGCCCGGACGACAAGGTCCTCGCCGTCCCGACGAACGACCCGCGCCTCGAGCACCTGCGCGACATCCACCACCTGAACGAGTTCCACAAGCTGGAGATCCAGCACTTCTTCGAGGTCTACAAGGACCTCGAGCCCGGCAAGAGCGTCGAAGGCTCGTCCTGGGTCGGCCGCTCCGAGGCCGAAAGCGAGATCGCGCGCTCGTACGAGCGCGAGACCGACCGCCTGGCCAAGGAAGAGGCCAACGGCGGCGCGTCCCACTAG
- a CDS encoding zinc-dependent metalloprotease, with protein sequence MVDWAIAAQTGALLVRGGPQVPREEAEAAVTDLRELTMEAEGHVRELTNLGLDLPLLPGEVVDRPGWVRSAAAGLDALTGRALPQQGGALGPILAGGAGVQTGLVLAFLASRVLGQYDPFGGPEREGQLLLVAPNVVAAEQAMNVPGHDFRLWVCLHECTHRLQFTAVRWLRDYFADEVERLVSGLAGGGSDSLSDLFGRLPEAIKQGPKLNLAELLQSPKERAVFDRLLALSTLLEGHADYVMDAVGPRVVPSVDTIRARFTARRKGGGVFDRLLRALLGVDAKIRQYEEGAKFTKHVVDAVGMDGFNAVWRSPNTLPSRAEIADPAAWVRRLHG encoded by the coding sequence ATGGTCGACTGGGCGATCGCCGCGCAGACCGGCGCGCTGCTCGTGCGCGGCGGCCCGCAGGTCCCGCGCGAAGAGGCCGAAGCGGCCGTCACCGACCTGCGTGAGCTGACGATGGAGGCCGAGGGGCACGTCCGCGAGCTGACGAACCTGGGCCTCGACCTGCCGCTGCTGCCCGGCGAGGTCGTCGACCGGCCCGGCTGGGTGCGGTCCGCCGCCGCCGGGCTCGACGCGCTGACCGGGCGCGCGCTGCCGCAGCAGGGCGGGGCGCTCGGGCCGATCCTCGCCGGGGGCGCCGGCGTCCAGACCGGGCTCGTCCTCGCGTTCCTCGCCAGCCGCGTGCTGGGCCAGTACGACCCCTTCGGCGGGCCGGAGCGGGAAGGGCAGCTGCTGCTCGTCGCGCCGAACGTCGTCGCCGCCGAACAGGCGATGAACGTGCCGGGCCACGACTTCCGGCTCTGGGTCTGCCTGCACGAATGCACCCACCGGCTGCAGTTCACCGCGGTCCGGTGGCTGCGCGACTACTTCGCCGACGAAGTCGAGCGGCTCGTCTCCGGCCTCGCCGGCGGCGGCAGCGACAGCCTGTCCGACCTGTTCGGCAGGCTGCCCGAGGCGATCAAGCAGGGGCCGAAGCTGAACCTCGCGGAGCTGCTCCAGTCGCCGAAGGAACGCGCGGTGTTCGACCGGCTCCTGGCGCTCTCGACGCTGCTCGAAGGCCACGCCGACTACGTGATGGACGCGGTCGGGCCGCGGGTCGTCCCGAGCGTCGACACGATCCGCGCGCGGTTCACCGCCCGGCGCAAGGGCGGTGGCGTCTTCGACCGGCTGCTCCGCGCGCTGCTCGGCGTCGACGCGAAGATCCGCCAGTACGAAGAAGGCGCGAAGTTCACGAAGCACGTCGTCGACGCCGTCGGCATGGACGGCTTCAACGCCGTCTGGCGCTCGCCGAACACCCTGCCGTCGCGCGCCGAGATCGCCGATCCGGCTGCGTGGGTCCGGCGCCTGCACGGATGA
- the glyA gene encoding serine hydroxymethyltransferase codes for MTHQPALNALTAADPQIAGLVEDEAKRQHDKIRLIASENYVSQAVLEATGSVLTNKYSEGYAGKRYYEGQQFIDQIEQLAIDRAKAVFGADHANVQPYSGSPANLAVYLAFAEPGDTVLGMSLPDGGHLTHGWGVSATGKWFTPVRYGVAKETGRVDLDQVRDLAREHRPKLIFCGGTAIPRTIDFPAFAEIAAEVGAVLVADIAHIAGLVAGGAHPSPVGHAQVITTTTHKTLRGPRGAMILSDAEHAKAVDKAVFPGLQGGPHDHTTAAIAVALGEAQQPSFREYAHTIVANARALADALLAKGYDLVSGGTDNHLLLIDLTNKAVAGKPAAKALDRAGIELNYNTVPFDPRKPFDPSGIRLGTSAITTRGLKPEHQPQVADWIDRTITAAAASDDSSLDAIAAEIREFLTPFPIPGYSA; via the coding sequence ATGACACACCAGCCAGCACTGAACGCGCTGACCGCCGCCGACCCGCAGATCGCCGGGCTGGTCGAGGACGAAGCGAAGCGCCAGCACGACAAGATCCGCCTGATCGCTTCGGAGAACTACGTCTCGCAGGCCGTCCTCGAAGCGACGGGCAGCGTGCTCACCAACAAGTACTCCGAGGGCTACGCGGGCAAGCGGTACTACGAGGGCCAGCAGTTCATCGACCAGATCGAGCAGCTCGCCATCGACCGGGCGAAGGCCGTGTTCGGCGCGGACCACGCGAACGTCCAGCCGTACTCCGGCTCGCCGGCGAACCTCGCGGTCTACCTCGCGTTCGCCGAGCCCGGCGACACCGTGCTGGGCATGAGCCTGCCGGACGGCGGCCACCTCACCCACGGCTGGGGCGTTTCCGCGACCGGCAAGTGGTTCACGCCGGTGCGCTACGGCGTCGCCAAGGAGACCGGCCGCGTCGACCTCGACCAGGTCCGCGACCTGGCCCGCGAGCACCGGCCGAAGCTGATCTTCTGCGGTGGCACGGCGATCCCGCGCACGATCGACTTCCCGGCGTTCGCCGAGATCGCCGCGGAGGTCGGCGCGGTGCTCGTCGCCGACATCGCGCACATCGCCGGTCTCGTCGCGGGCGGCGCGCACCCGTCGCCGGTCGGGCACGCGCAGGTCATCACGACGACCACGCACAAGACGCTGCGCGGCCCGCGCGGCGCGATGATCCTGTCCGACGCCGAGCACGCCAAAGCCGTCGACAAGGCGGTGTTCCCCGGCCTGCAGGGCGGCCCGCACGACCACACGACGGCGGCCATCGCGGTCGCGCTCGGGGAGGCGCAGCAACCGTCGTTCCGCGAGTACGCGCACACGATCGTCGCCAACGCCCGCGCGCTGGCGGACGCGTTGCTGGCGAAGGGGTACGACCTGGTTTCCGGCGGCACGGACAACCACCTGCTGCTGATCGACCTGACGAACAAGGCGGTCGCGGGCAAGCCGGCGGCGAAGGCCCTCGATCGCGCGGGCATCGAGCTGAACTACAACACCGTCCCGTTCGACCCGCGCAAGCCGTTCGACCCGTCCGGCATCCGGCTCGGCACGTCCGCGATCACCACCCGCGGCCTGAAGCCGGAGCACCAGCCCCAGGTAGCCGACTGGATCGACCGCACGATCACCGCCGCGGCCGCTTCCGACGACTCCTCCCTGGACGCGATCGCCGCGGAGATCCGCGAGTTCCTGACCCCGTTCCCCATCCCGGGCTACTCCGCCTGA
- a CDS encoding uL11 family ribosomal protein, with amino-acid sequence MAPKKLTHQVTLELTAGNAPVVDLGKMLGQTGVNLVEIKKVYDSSTAAQRGDIVPVVVSVFEDRSFALRLKTPPTSFLIKKALGDKGSARPGHEVAGKLTTEQLREIATRKLPDLNTSDVEAAMRTIAGTARSMGVVVVD; translated from the coding sequence ATGGCTCCGAAGAAACTCACCCACCAGGTCACCCTCGAGCTCACCGCGGGCAACGCCCCGGTCGTCGACCTCGGCAAGATGCTGGGGCAGACCGGGGTCAACCTCGTCGAGATCAAGAAGGTGTACGACTCTTCGACGGCGGCGCAGCGCGGTGACATCGTGCCGGTCGTCGTCTCGGTGTTCGAGGACCGCTCGTTCGCGCTGCGGCTCAAGACGCCGCCGACGTCGTTCCTCATCAAGAAGGCGCTGGGGGACAAGGGTTCCGCCCGGCCGGGGCACGAGGTCGCCGGCAAGCTCACGACGGAGCAGCTGCGGGAGATCGCCACGCGCAAGCTGCCGGACCTCAACACCTCCGACGTCGAAGCGGCGATGCGCACGATCGCGGGCACGGCGCGCTCCATGGGCGTCGTGGTCGTGGACTGA